The Candidatus Lernaella stagnicola genomic interval TCAACCAGTTGATTCGCAAGGGCCGTTCAGTCAAAAAAGAGAAGACTGACGCGCCCGCACTGAAGGGCTGCCCGCAGAAGCGCGGCGTGTGCACACGGGTGTATACGACCACGCCGAAAAAGCCGAACTCGGCGCTGCGCAAAGTCGCCCGTGTGCGTCTTACAAACGGTATTGAAGTCACGACTTATATCCCCGGTGAAGGACACGCCCTGCAGGAGCACAACGTGGTGTTGATTCGCGGCGGGCGAGTCAAGGACTTGCCGGGTGTTCGTTACCACATCGTACGCGGCAAACTCGACGCGACGGGTGTGGAAGGCCGGAAACGCGGCCGTAGTAAATACGGCACCAAACGGCCGAAGTAGGGGAGTAGGCGATGCCGCGTAGACACGTTATACCCAAACGCGATCCGCAACCGGATTCCCGCTATGGCGATCGTACTGTTTCCAAATTCATCAGCAATCTGATGAGTATGGGCAAGAAAAGTACCGCCGAGGGCATCTTCTACGGCGCGATGGACTTGGTGGAAAAACGGACCAATGAAGACGGTCTGAAAGTTTTCAAAACGGCGTTGGAAAACGTCAAGCCGATGGTCGAAGTCCGCAGCCGCCGAGTCGGCGGTTCAACCTATCAGGTGCCCAGTGAAGTGCGCACCGAGCGGCGCCAGGCGCTGGCGATGCGGTGGATCATCAACTTCTCCCG includes:
- the rpsL gene encoding 30S ribosomal protein S12, translating into MPTINQLIRKGRSVKKEKTDAPALKGCPQKRGVCTRVYTTTPKKPNSALRKVARVRLTNGIEVTTYIPGEGHALQEHNVVLIRGGRVKDLPGVRYHIVRGKLDATGVEGRKRGRSKYGTKRPK
- the rpsG gene encoding 30S ribosomal protein S7; the encoded protein is MPRRHVIPKRDPQPDSRYGDRTVSKFISNLMSMGKKSTAEGIFYGAMDLVEKRTNEDGLKVFKTALENVKPMVEVRSRRVGGSTYQVPSEVRTERRQALAMRWIINFSRKRSEHTMVERLAGEFVDAFNSRGNSVKKREDTHKMAEANKAFSHYRW